In the genome of Euleptes europaea isolate rEulEur1 chromosome 4, rEulEur1.hap1, whole genome shotgun sequence, the window ACCTTTGAAAACTGGCTCTTCCATTTACAACCCATACAAACCACTTTGTAGCAACAGCAATGAGTCGGAAATAAGAAAGCCTGCCTTTACTGGGAACGTCGTCATTCCCGCCATTGTCCAAAATTGCATTCCCTTGGTATTGTTTTTATTATCCATCATCTTCTTAATAATCTCTCTCTGGAAGCACATGAGACATTTGCAATGCGATGGAATCAGAGCCAGCGATCTCAACACCAAGGTTCATTTGACTGCCATCAAATCTCTGGTTTCCTTTGCTGTTCTTTACTTGTTCAGTTTTGTGGCGGTCTTTTCACAGACAATGCTGAGCAGGAGAATAAAAGATCCTGCTAAGACATCTGTGTTTTTTCACAACGTGAGTGCTCTATACCCCTCTGGGCATTCTATTATCCTAATATTACTTAATCCCAAACTGAAACAGGCCTGGGTCAGGGTGATGCATTACTTGAAATGTCATCTGAGAAAGGCACCCTCTTAAAACCTCCCCCAGCCTTCTTTTGTGGGAGAAGTAGCCTGAAGAACCACTTAGACACAATCTTGTAAGAAGCTTTCCTTTGCAAGCCTCATGGAATTGTTTCAGTGAAGAGAACTTCCCAGTGGATAGTCTCCTTGGGTCGTTCAATTTTGATGGAAATGGTTCTTCTGCTTTCTTAGTTCACTATTATTCCGCCAATGAACAGCAGTGACAGCTGGATATTTAAATACAAGCATCCTTCTCCTTTGAGTAACTTCACTTACAGATGTCCTGAACTTTatagaaattacaaactgttGTGAGGTGGCTAGTGTGATCACACaacacaacaagaagaagaagaattggtttttatatgccgactttctctaccactgtcACGGCCCAAGCTTGAAATAGCAAACAGAATATGAAGTTTGaccatttgaaatccatatagacttcatatgtaaagagaaaacaggtttttcaggAGCCTGAACTGAAATATTTTGTATCAAGGTCTGCCTGTATTCCTATGAGAAAGACACGTCTCGCAGCTGTCTTGGAATACTGCCACTCTTAAGAAGGTCAGATAAGATAAGGTCAGATAAGATAAGAAGGTCAGACAAGAGCTACAGCTGGTCCTGACTAAGAGCTATGATGTAATGTAATGCCACAACATGATGGTACAGGAAATCTCAGGAATTCTTAGAGTGAAAGGGGACTCCTAGAGGTGTAAACACTGTTGGGGAAACCGTATTCTTAACTATaagaaacagctggaaaaagctgTATGACAAGTGAAAAAATCAGTGCCTGAAAGGATGGGGTAACACAGATCAGCAAAAATATGCTGAAAGAAGGAACTTCAAATATGGTAAGGGCTGCAATGCTGCTCCTTAAAGTAATAAACAATTCCAGAACTGCTGATGCACTGGAAATACCTCTAGGTCAAACACTGATCTTGAGGGTATATAAGGAAGAGCTAAACAGCCAGAAAGCAGAGAGTTCTTGGAAGGTTGACACCCGCTGACCTGACATGATTCTCTCCATCTCTTGCGTGAGATGTGGGCCCTGAAGCCTTAATTCTTGCATGAATTATGACTATCAGACCTTCCATGTAGGTTGAAGTCTCTTTGAATGTTCAGTCATTGAATATGCTGGATGCTTACAgattctccaacatttacaagtcttcctgtgagacAAGAGGGGGAGACtcccttgagggggattcttttcagGATAGCCAGTacttgctaaggctggatgtctgaaatgaatgcTTGCAGACTTCTCCATACTATGAATAGGATGGAGGCTTCTAGAGTTCACCTACCTTAGTGTAGGGTCTGGgagtttggatctttccatatttggaatgGAAACAATGAAGGCCCATTGATCCTAACAGGGATCAATGGATTCTCACAAAGATCTATCTAGTCTTGCTTGGCTTCCCAGTCCTGGCAAgcatggagattgtaaaacccAAAGCTTCCTTAACACAGGTCCTTCAAAGGGTTGAAGAGACTAGAAGCTAATTCTCTGAGTTTGTGCCAGAAGTTTTCTCTAGTTGacagagagaattctgaacattctctgagcaGGAGCCAGAGGTCTTCCTAACTGACAGGAGAGCCTCTGTACTCTGTGATAGAGCACAGTACTTACACAGTACTCTAACACATTACATGGCTTCTTCATAAGCTTTGCATTGCTGTCTGATTCTGACACAGCTATGGATAGCatgcacatacacatatatatcccTGACCCTAACATAGATCGGAGGCCTTTTCATGGGCTATGAACACTAAAGGATTTCTTTAAAGGTTTCATAGAattggtcctggcatggactgaaaatatgctttaaaataaTTATGATTACAGCTTCTACATAAACccatggaaccagagatttctctgaTCTATGCATATAGCAAAGACACATATTGTAAAGATATTGCAATATTAAAATAACATATAAAGGACTGAAAAGGTTTACGTATCCTCAACCTGAGTAGGGATCCTTTCAGATTTCTCTAAACCTTACATATAGGCTGagaaggtttgcagatgacataacGGGGTATAGTATGTCTTCTGTATTAAGAAATTAGTATGATATTCTAAAGTGATTTGAATTAAAATGCTTTTAACTATATCAAATCTTTATCcattgcactaaccatattttacaagatttctataACTGTTTTATTTCCTGAAAGGAATATTGTTActggtttaaggtttgaactctAAGATAGAGAACAATAAAgaaatagagattgtttaagattgcttgcatacatagaAATGTTAAAGACTTAGAATGTTTGGACTTGTATAGCATTTTAAAGATtgtgtaaccatttacatgcacatATATATAGtgtaaaataaatgtgttttaattGTACATACAAACATGTCCCTTTTCATCATTTATTGATGAACTTCAACAAAAAGCTTATTTCGGTAAGAACCACTGAGTCCTGCATAGTAGGTGTGtaagctgaataagataacatattccttctcaggaaggggtccattctaagagcataggcactgaacaGCACAGACCCACAGCAccgcttaaggaaggatcaaaccagctaacaatcaccttcccttcccctccccagaatagacaccctgtgaggtagttggggctgagcggtggagtctgatctggagaaccgtgttcgattccccattactccacatgagcagtggaggctaatctggtgaactggatttgtttccccactcctacacatgaagccagctgggtgaccttgggctagtcacagctctctctgccccacctacctcacagggtgtctgttgtggggagggaaggaaagggaaggagattgtaagccggttttattcttccttaagtggtagagaaagtcggcatataaaaaccaactcttcttttcttctatataaaatgtaaatgaattttgtgtttagacttgggtcccatccctaagatatctcattatgtatatgcagatattccaaaatacggaacaatccaaaatacggaccacttctggtcccaagcagtccggataagggaaaCTCAACTCGTAtacctttcctcaaaggagctcAATGGCAAAAattgttcttccctccttcatcttatcatcacaacaaccctgcaaggttggCTGAAAGAGACTGAAGACCCAAGATCATCCTGTGAGTTTCATGGGAAGCAGGCTTTTGAACCTTGCCCTCTGTAAGCCCAATGCTGGGATGCCTCCCGTACCGCTTTTATGCAAATAAAGAAAATGTTGCAAagacacccaaaatctccagtgttctctgattcagattttttttaattgtttgctgACTTGCAGGCCCTAATGAGCAGAAAAGCAACATACTAATGTgttaaacaaacaacaaaaaatgagAGAAGACGGAGGTAGGGtcaccagatccctctttgctaggcagaaggttttgggggcggagcttgaggagggtgtgatttggggaggggaaggacttcaaggccgtagagtccaattgccaaagctgccattttcttcagatgaaatgatctctgtcggttggagatcagttgtaatagcgggagatctccagctactacctggaaattgTTGAGCCATGGTATAGAAAAGCTAAGATAAAAAACTACCAGTGCTGTAACTAGTAACAGCTGTAGCAAAAAAGCAGCACGTGGGCTGTGAAGGTGATGGGGGGGGAAATGGACTGAGCACACACACCGTCGGATT includes:
- the LOC130476514 gene encoding taste receptor type 2 member 7-like, with amino-acid sequence MEILIGMGANGFIVLTNVIDWLRSRKLSMTDLILISLGLARLVWLAVVILCVTMVSFFLSTYALDHVHLMFTIMWIFTNCVNLWFATCLGVWYLMKIAIFSHPVFLQVKRRFSGLVPWLLLGSAVLSVFITAIVITPLKTGSSIYNPYKPLCSNSNESEIRKPAFTGNVVIPAIVQNCIPLVLFLLSIIFLIISLWKHMRHLQCDGIRASDLNTKVHLTAIKSLVSFAVLYLFSFVAVFSQTMLSRRIKDPAKTSVFFHNVSALYPSGHSIILILLNPKLKQAWVRVMHYLKCHLRKAPS